Within Triticum dicoccoides isolate Atlit2015 ecotype Zavitan chromosome 1B, WEW_v2.0, whole genome shotgun sequence, the genomic segment GGCCGGTGGCTGGTGTCTCGTGCAGATTCAGCTGATGCTGGTTTCGGTAGGCCGAGGAATCCTGTGTAGTACGTATGGCAAGTGCGCCACGAGATTTTGCTTGCTACTCCGATTAGGAAGCGAGTGAGGGGCAGACACGGGTTTGTCGGCGTGCTGATTTTGGCATCGAGTTATTGTTAGGGGCCATACTTGTTTGCTTTGTGGCATGTATTTTTGTCAGGCGAATGAAGGGGCGGCAAATTGATGGTTACAGCACCACCTGGAATTGTTTTATGTTCTTGGAGTCCAATTGGCTGGCCTCCTGTGATTTTACTTTGCTACTTCAAATAGGAAGTGAGTAAGGAGCAGACATGAATTTTTATCAAGCGAGTGAAGGGGCGGCAAATTGATGGTTACAGCATGAATCCTATTGGCTGGCCTCCTGTGATTTTGCTTGCTACGTTGAATAGGAAGTGAGTAAGGAGCAGACATGGGTTTGTCGGCGTGCTAATTTTGGCGTTGAGTTGTCCTTAGGGGCCATACTTGTTTGCTTGTTGGCGTGTATTTTTGTCAAGCGAGTGAAGGGGCGGCAAATTGATGGTTACAGCTCCACCTGGAGTTGCTTTGTGTTGCTGGAACCCAATTGGCTGGCCTAAAAGTGGGTTGTGCAGCATCTTGAGTCTGGCAGTGTTATTTGTGCCACCAGTGGCACTTCGTCTGATGATACACGCAGATTTCTTCATAAGAATCAGCTCTTCAATATACTGCTTTCAGACGAAGTATATACGGTTGAAATTTGCATGCAAGCTTAATCCTGTGGAATCTAAACTAGCTGGGTGCATTGATACGTTTTAACTGTAGGTTGATAGTCTATTGTATATTAAGCACATCAAATGTTCCATCTTCAAGACTTCAAAATTACTGTTAGTACCGGAGGAAAGAAAATGGTTTAGGCATTGTGTGGAGCACGGGAATTTTTCCTTAAGACTGCAGGAAACGTAGGGTTTCCCGTGAAATTTGCGCTCTTAAAATATGCCTTTAACTCTATCCATACTACTGGTATTGTTATAATGGTCTACTACATACCATCTGTTGAAAGCGAGATTCTTCTTGGTAGGCTGACCATGACCCAGAGTTGGAGGCCATCAGGCAGAGGCGAGTGCAAGAGCTAATGGGACAGCGTGGTGGTGCGGTAAGTTACTTAAGTGCATGGTGAAAGTTGAATCTGTACTCAAAAATTGTGCATTTTTCTTGATTTGCTGACTGGAATGTAATGATTAACTTCATAATTATAGGCAAGCCCACAAAATGCAGGGCAACAAAAGGCTCAGGAAGATGCAAAGCAGTATGGTCTTATTACCACCATATTCCCATGATTATCTCATCATCCATCTTACGCTATGTCATATGAAGCTTTAGGAGACACTGAGCTGACTTTGTATCTCAAACTCAACCAGGGAAGCTGAGGAACGCCGACAGATGATGCTTTCTCAGATACTATCTTCTGAAGCTAGAGAAAGACGTAAGTTCCCTTTTAATGTCATTTCTGTTGTGTACGATGGTTGTTTTTTATTTACAGCCAAATAATTCAAGCCAGAGCACTTGCTTTTCTTAACAACTGACAAGTTCAATCACTTAACAGTCTACCACTAAGCAATATGGAAAACGTTTAGGTGTTTCAGAAAATTTCCTGCGGTTCTTCAAGTAGTTTTCTTTTAGGGAGTAAATATTCTAATTAGAGATGACGCCAGGCTGGGAAATAACCATGAGTCTTTGAAGTTGCATAATTTAAGCGGAAAATGTAATTTAATACATCTGTACTCTGTAAAATTGGCAGTCTCCCGCATAGCTTTGGTCAAGCCTGATAAAGCAAGAGGAGTGGAGGATGTTCTGCTGAGAGCTGCACAAACTGGTGGAATATCTGAAAAGGTAATACCGTAATAGATATGTGTTTCTCTCGTATGTCAACATATTCGGTAGAACTTGCTTGAAACAAAATTGCATTTGCTTGTCTGCAGGTGTCTGAAGAAAGGCTTATCTCACTTCTGGAGCAAATCAACAGCcacacaagcaaacaaaccaaAGTGACGGTACGTACATCAGTAGGTGTTGTGGCCTGTATCGATTCTTAACACAAGACATATAGTTGCATAGAGAGTTCATTACATTAAAGAAAATCTACTTTGCTTCCAGTAGTGGGTTTAGGCTTAAGCTCTATTAGAATTCCATAtagagggcaggcctggcgcagtggtgaagtcctccccacttgtgccaagaggtcctgggttcgaaccagcctctctgcattgcactttgcaggggtaagactaggttcctataatccctccccagaccccaccttgtgtgggagcttctatgcactgggtctgtcctctATTAGAATTCCATATCATGGCCTTGCAAAGTTCTCTGCATCTGAAAACTATCCAACTAAAACGCAGTCAGCTTTTATATCACCCTTTTCCTTCCATGCTAACTCTAGTATGTTCAACAGATTCAGAGGCGTCGCAACGTCCTTGACGACGATGACTAGTTGGTAAGCTTGATGTACGAGCGAATGGGTGCAGCGGCATTTGGTGCTTGATTCAACAACCGTCAGAACCTGACAAACTATTTGATTGGTCTTGGGTTGTATATGATCTGGATATTATTTGGTGGGGTTTTTCATTGATAACAGTTGGATGTTCGCATCTACCCCTGAAACTCTCTGCGACACCTTTGAGTTGTTGTGGTCAATTTATCAAGTCCTATCAGATAATGTTAATCTGCACGGGTTCCTCCTGTGCAATGTGATGTCTGTCTCAGGTTGCTCCTAAGTTCTTCATGTGCAATGTGATGTCTGTCTCAGCTTGCTCCTAAGTTCTTCATGTGCAATGTGATGTCTGCAACTCAGTGATTAGATGGTCCTCCTTACTACGCCTGTGCAATGTGATGCCTACTTCGGCTGGCTACTACACTACGTGGATTCCATGATTCTCCATCAGTGACAACATGGATATAGTTGATAGAGGAGTCGAGTTCCGACTGCATCACTCGTGTTTGTGCGTACATATATCCACATGCCCTGTATTGGCCATGAAGTGTTTAGCTGAAGGTTTAATGCAAGGAAAATAAGTGCAATCCAAG encodes:
- the LOC119349313 gene encoding DNA-binding protein DDB_G0278111-like, giving the protein MADHDPELEAIRQRRVQELMGQRGGAASPQNAGQQKAQEDAKQEAEERRQMMLSQILSSEARERLSRIALVKPDKARGVEDVLLRAAQTGGISEKVSEERLISLLEQINSHTSKQTKVTIQRRRNVLDDDD